A region from the Aegilops tauschii subsp. strangulata cultivar AL8/78 chromosome 5, Aet v6.0, whole genome shotgun sequence genome encodes:
- the LOC109769440 gene encoding large ribosomal subunit protein uL14mz, with translation MAAFLRSKCSSVGRTLMGSVGNNLYGGINSSAETVTRPSHCDAISQQIRTFIQMRTNLKVVDNSGAKRVMCIQSLRGKKGARLGDMIIGSVKEAQPRGKVKKGDVVYGVVVRAAMKKGRSDGSEVQFDDNAIVIVNNKGELIGTRVFGPVPHELRKKKHLKILALAEHIV, from the exons ATGGCGGCGTTCCTGAGGTCAAAGTGCTCGTCAG TTGGGCGTACCTTGATGGGAAGCGTTGGAAACAATCTGTATGGGGGTATCAATTCGTCTGCTGAAACTGTGACAAGACCATCTCACTGTGATGCTATCAGCCAG CAAATCAGGACATTCATCCAGATGAGAACCAACCTCAAGGTGGTAGACAACTCTGGAGCCAAACGGGTCATGTGCATACAGTCCTTGAGGGGGAAGAAAGGAGCAAGGCTAGGGGACATGATAATTGGCTCTGTGAAGGAAGCGCAACCTCGCGGCAAGGTCAAGAAAGGTGATGTGGTCTACGGTGTGGTTGTCCGTGCTGCTATGAAGAAAGGACGTAGTGATGGCAGCGAGGTCCAGTTCGATGACAACGCTATTGTCATCGTGAACAACAAAGGCGAGCTGATTGGCACTCGCGTCTTCGGTCCTGTTCCCCATGAGCTCAGGAAGAAGAAGCATCTCAAGATCTTGGCGTTGGCTGAACACATAGTTTGA